CTAACAATCCGCCACCTCTGCCGTTGGGCCTGGGAGCGATCGCCCAGGCGATGGTCGTCGCTGGCCTGAACCTGATCGTCGCGGCGTTGCTCGTCGGAGTGCTACGCATGGCCTCGGCAAGCGACGATCAGCGAGCCCGCGACTAGGGCGGCGTATACTCAGTTCGCAAGGGCTCTTGGAGTCAGATCAGCCATGGACTTCAGCGACACACCAGAACAGGCGCGGTTCCGGCAGGAAGTTCGCGACTTCTTGCGGCAGGAGCTGCCGAAGGACATCCCTCAGCAAGACGAAACAGTGCTCGGAATCGGCCTGGGGGAAGACAAACGCGACCAGGAGTGGCTGCGCAAGCTCGGCAGCCGCGGCTGGGTCGCCCCGGCCTGGCCGAAAGAGTACGGGGGCGCCGGGCTGTCCGTGATCGAGCAGTTCATCTTCAACCAGGAGATGGCTCGCGCCGGCGCGCCACGGCCGAACTTCCTCGCCGTCGCCATCGCCGGCCCGACGATCATGGTGCATGGCACGGAGGAGCAGAAGGCACAACACCTGCCCGGGATACTCTCGGGCGAGGTGTACTGGTGCCAGGGCTTCAGCGAGCCGGGCTCCGGCTCCGACCTTGCCTCGCTGCACACCAGCGCGGTCAAGGACGGCGATGACTACATCATCAACGGGACGAAGATCTGGACCACCGGGGCCCACCGGGCGCAGCGCATGATGCTACTTGCGCGCACAGATCCGGACGCCCCCAAGCACAAGGGCATCAGTTACTTCCTGTTGGACATGAAGTCGCCGGGCGTCACGGTCCGTCCCCTGGTGAACATGGCCGACGTGCCCTCTTTCAACCAGGTCTTCTTCGACAACGTGCGCGTCCCGGCCTCGGACATGCTGGGCGCGCCGAATCAGGGCTGGTACGTGGCCACCACCAGCCTGGACTTCGAGCGCTCCAGCATCATGTCGGTTACCGAGTTGCAGATGACCGTGAGTCAGCTCGCTGCCTTCGTGCGGGAACCCTCCGTGGAGGGCCGTCTCCTCGACATCTACCCGGCCGCGCGCCTCGAACTCGCCGACCGCGCCGTAGAGGCCGAGGTTGGCGTGCTGCTCTCCTATCGCGTGGCCAGCCTGCAGGACCGTGGCCTGGTGCCAAACTACGAGGCCTCGATGACCAAGCTCTACGCGACCGAGCTGGCACAGCGGATCACCCGCACCGGCCTGCGTCTCATGGGCCCCTTCGGCATCGTCCAGGAGGGGTCGAAGTGGGCAGCGCTCAGGGGCCGCTACGCGCGCATGTACCTGATGTCCGTCGCCAGCACCATAGCCGGCGGCACGTCAGAGGTGCAGCGCCAGATCATCGCCACCCGCGGCATCGGGCTGCCCCGCGGGGACTAGCCCCGCCCCGGAGCGCGGGAAGGTCGAGCCGCCCCATGCCCGGCTACGCCCGCGCATCACGCCTGGCCGCCGCCGTGGAGTTCGGCGTCCCGCCGGGCCATGTAGGCCTCGTATCTGGCCGCCTGTTCCGGGGTCATCCACGCCGGGCGAATGCGATGGCCCGCGGTGGAAATGTGGTTCTCTTCGACCTCCTCCGCATACTCCCAGGCCTCGCGGCGGCAGATTGCGAGCACCTCATTGATCTCACCGGCGTGATAAGCCCAGTGATTGGCGACCATCACGACGAGGTCGAAAAGGGGCGCCATAGTCCCCCAATGACAGCGATGCGGCTCATCGAAGGCTTCGTCAGGTAGCGGCCGCAGCGACTCCTGCCAGCGCTCCCAGGAGTCGTCAAGCCAGAGCAGGACCTCGTCGAGATACTCGCGCGACGGATCGATAGTGTCGCGAAGGCCTCGCGGCCAGCCAGTCTGCGCCCAGTGCAGCGGCTCGGCGTCGAAGGCATAGGAGTGATAGACGTGGCTCCAGCCCGCCGTGTGCTTGAGGATCCCCAGGACGGAGCGGAGACCGCCGGCGCTCGCCAGCGCCTCTTCCAGGGTCAGGCCCTCCAGGTTGTTCCGAAGGAGCCCATACGACTGGCTGAGAAGCGCGGAGGCAAGGCCAGACCTGCTTCGCATAGAGCCACCTCCCGCGCCGCAAGCCTACACGAAATCGAACGTGAGGAGGGGCCGTGTCCCGGCCCCTCCTCAGTAAGGACGATACGGATGGCGCGCTAGTCATAGGCTGCCGGCCTCAGCGCCGGGCGCGAACGCACCCAGCGCTGCCAGCCCGCCAGCCCGAGGATGCCCAGCGGCAGGAGCCACCAGGAGAAGACGACGACCGTTAGGACGGCCGCGGCGATCGTCGCCAAGAACTGAAGGCTGTCCTCCCAGGCTTTCGCGATCTCCGCGCCGAGGTCGACCCCACCATCGACCTTCACGGGCGGCGCGACAGGGCGCAGGTGCACGCTTATCGTCGCATAATCGGAGAGCTTCTCCAGGAGCTGGATGCGGCCCCTGGCCTGCTCGATCTGCGTGCGGACTGAGTTCAGCCGGTCCTGGACCTGAAGCACCTCGTTGACGTTCCGGGCCTGACTCAAGAGCTGGAGCAGTTGCTGTTCCATGGCCTCGAGGGTCCGGATGCGCGCCTGGAGGTCGCTGAACTCCTCCGTGACGTCGCTCGCATTCGAGGTCTCTGAGTCTATCTTCGCGCCAAGAGCGCGCACTTTTGCCAGCGTCTCCTGATAGGCCTGGGCCGGGACGCGCAGAGTGATCGTCGCGACCTGCTGCTCGCCCTGATAGGCGAAGTTCGAGCTGGCCACGAAACCGCCGGCTGAGGTCGCGATCGCGGAAACCTCGCCGAAGCTTTCAGCGACCGCCTTGACCTGCAGCCTGATCGACGCGGTCTGCACGATTTTCCGGTTGTCGACACTCGGGAGAGCGGCCGTGTCCGCTCCTGTAAGGCCGCCCGAGGCGGAGGCAGCCCCGGACGCGGCGTCGGCCGCTGGAGCGCCGGCGGCCGGCGCTCCAGCACTCCGGCTCGCCTGCTCCGCCGCCTTTGGCCCGACCGGCTGCACGGTCTGCCGACCTAGGGCAGCGTCGATGCTGGCCATTACTTCGTCCGGCGCCACCTCGACCAGCGCGTCCTTGGACTGGTCCGCGAAGGGCGTCCTGCCACCCGCGAGCAGTCCAAGCACACCAATGACGGCCACCAGACCGAGGGCAAGGCCCGCGTACTTCATCGGCGTCTTCATCCCCCTACCTCCTGGCTTCTTTGCATCAGAGACGAAGGACGGCCGGAAATTGTTCCAACGACGGACGGGTACGCATGGGTCCCAGCAACTTCGGGACGCCAGGTGCGGAAGGGCCGGGGCGAAGGGCTGCTTCGGCTTCACGCGCCCGGGCTGGCGGTTGGGACGGAGGGCAGTGGCGGTGACGGAACAGGTTGCTGAAACTGTCTCGACGCACCGCGCGCGCTCAAGGGAATATGGCTCCCTCGGTCAAGCCGTGGCCC
This genomic window from Dehalococcoidia bacterium contains:
- a CDS encoding DinB family protein, coding for MRSRSGLASALLSQSYGLLRNNLEGLTLEEALASAGGLRSVLGILKHTAGWSHVYHSYAFDAEPLHWAQTGWPRGLRDTIDPSREYLDEVLLWLDDSWERWQESLRPLPDEAFDEPHRCHWGTMAPLFDLVVMVANHWAYHAGEINEVLAICRREAWEYAEEVEENHISTAGHRIRPAWMTPEQAARYEAYMARRDAELHGGGQA
- a CDS encoding DUF4349 domain-containing protein, with translation MKTPMKYAGLALGLVAVIGVLGLLAGGRTPFADQSKDALVEVAPDEVMASIDAALGRQTVQPVGPKAAEQASRSAGAPAAGAPAADAASGAASASGGLTGADTAALPSVDNRKIVQTASIRLQVKAVAESFGEVSAIATSAGGFVASSNFAYQGEQQVATITLRVPAQAYQETLAKVRALGAKIDSETSNASDVTEEFSDLQARIRTLEAMEQQLLQLLSQARNVNEVLQVQDRLNSVRTQIEQARGRIQLLEKLSDYATISVHLRPVAPPVKVDGGVDLGAEIAKAWEDSLQFLATIAAAVLTVVVFSWWLLPLGILGLAGWQRWVRSRPALRPAAYD
- a CDS encoding acyl-CoA dehydrogenase family protein; the protein is MDFSDTPEQARFRQEVRDFLRQELPKDIPQQDETVLGIGLGEDKRDQEWLRKLGSRGWVAPAWPKEYGGAGLSVIEQFIFNQEMARAGAPRPNFLAVAIAGPTIMVHGTEEQKAQHLPGILSGEVYWCQGFSEPGSGSDLASLHTSAVKDGDDYIINGTKIWTTGAHRAQRMMLLARTDPDAPKHKGISYFLLDMKSPGVTVRPLVNMADVPSFNQVFFDNVRVPASDMLGAPNQGWYVATTSLDFERSSIMSVTELQMTVSQLAAFVREPSVEGRLLDIYPAARLELADRAVEAEVGVLLSYRVASLQDRGLVPNYEASMTKLYATELAQRITRTGLRLMGPFGIVQEGSKWAALRGRYARMYLMSVASTIAGGTSEVQRQIIATRGIGLPRGD